The Treponema sp. Marseille-Q3903 genomic interval ATAAACAGAAGGAAGGCGAACATGAGCAAACTCCTGATCCGAAACTGAAGCAGGAAGACTGGCAGCCACTTGAAGCCGAGCAGGAACATGAACAAGAGCAGACTCCCGAACAAGCGCCGGAAGAAATCGCTCAACCTCAAGCCGAAGACGATGAAGCAGTCGAAAATTCAGAAAAAAGTGAAAATACGGAAAACGAGAGCGCAACTGTAGGAGAAAATGAAGAAATCCAAGAACCTGAAGACAGCGACATTTCTAATATTTTTGATGACAGCAATTTTACCGAACCGGCAGGAGATGCTTTGTCGGAAGATGAAGGATTTGATTTTTCGAAATTTGATGATGACAATAAAACAATTGAAGAAACACCTCTCGAAGCGCCTAGCCCTATCATCGAACAGGAACAAGAACCTGAAAATTATTTAGATTCTGAGAAAGGTGATAGTTCCACTTTGCCTTTTGACAACAGTAGAAATCCTGTAGAGCATGTAGGAACCCCGTCTCCGGTCCAAAATCCGAATCTCAGAAATTTTACTCCACCTGTAGAGTCGGCACCGATTTTTAGTCAGGCACAGGAAATCGCTCAAAGCGCTCTTGATACTGCAAGGAAAGCTGCAAACATTGCGGAAGATGCCGTAAAGAAGTCGGAGAATAGATTGGCAGAAAATAAACAAGAAGAACAGGCTGTTTCTGCCCAAAATCCGCAAGCTCCGGAACCGAAGGTTTCCTCAGAACCTGAAGTTACAACGAAACAATCTGATTCCCCAGAACCTGATGATTTACTTCCTGAACAACTCCTCGACAATGTGATCGAAGCTCAAGAAGAAAAACCGGAAGCTGACAAGCTTTCTGAGACTTCTGCACATTCTGAATTGGCGGCTGCAAAGCTTGAACACAGTATTGAAAAAGGGGACGCGATTGCAGAACAAAATAAGTCTGCGCTTTCAAATCCAAATAGTAATTTTCTTACTGTAGATGAAGTGATTTCCGGCAAGCCCGAACATCAGGAATGTGTAGAAGAATATCCGGAGTGCATCGAAAGTCCAGAGCCTTCAGAGCAGCAAACTCAAGACACAGAAATAAAAATAGATTCAGATATCACTCCTGATGAAATGCTTAAAAAAATAGAATTGATTTTAAATGACAGCGATGCAGCTTTAGAAAATGCAGATAAAATAGAATTGTTCAAAACTCTAAAAGAGCTTTCAAAATCTCTCCCGGAAGAAGAACGCAATTCTTTTGCATCGTGCAGGATGAGAATAAAGATTGAATATCTTATAGGAAAACTGTCAGGAAAGCCGGGACTTCTTTTGACTGCTGAATCACTTTTGAAATCCGGCGTTCTTGGTTCAGAATTCAATTCACAGCTCGATGTTGAATATGATAAAAAAATCAGCAACCATCTCATCAAAAAAGTGATAAAGTTGATGCAAAATTTGTCACAAAATCTTGAAGATAAGGAAGCTGCAAACGATCTGTGCATAAGTGGCGATGGAATGCTTGAAAAAATAGAATTGGAAAATGAAAAAAGCAGAATCTTCTGTGACGAATGATAAAATATATCTGCTTATGAATAAACCTTGCGGCTACGTATGTTCGGCTGTCTCAGACTCTCACAAAACTGTCTATCAGTTGCTGACTCCCGAATTGCAAAATCTTGTCCGCAATGCAAAACGTGGGGAGCGGCTGCACACAGTGGGCAGGCTTGACTGCGATACTTCAGGGTTGTTGTTACTGACTACAGACGGATATTATTCTCATTATTTGACTGCTCCTGAAATGAATGTTCAAAAAACTTACCGTGTGCGCCTTAAATCTCCCGGAAAAAAACAATATATCGCTCTTGCAAGACAAGGGTTGATTTTGCCAGCTGAAAAAAAATCTCCCGAGCTGCAATCCGCCCCTGCCGAAATACGCTTTACAGATGAAACGCTTTTTGAATGTGAAATAAAAATCACAGAAGGAAAATTCCATCAAGTGAGAAGAATTTTTAAAGCGCTTGGGAACGAAGTTGTCAAACTCGAGCGCACCGCAATAGGAGCTTTGACTTTACCGGCTTGGTTGGCTGCCGGAGATTATATCGAATATCATGCTCCTGAGTTTCTTTCCCAAAATACGCCGTCTTTATAACCTTGAATCGATTTGTCTGTTTCAGCTTTTTCAAGGCGTTTTTCCGTAAACATGCAGTATTCTTCGTTTATCTCAATTCCGCAGTAGTTCCGTCCAAGTTTTTTTGCGACGACGCTAGAAGTTCCACTCCCTAGAAAAGGATCAAATACAACATCGCCGGGACGTGATGAAGCTAAAATCAATTTTGCATATAGCTTTTCCGGTTTTTGAGTTGGATGGTCTGTGTTTTCCGGCATCGACCAAAACGGAATACTTATATCGTCCCAAAAGTTTGAAGGGCAGGTGAGCCTGAAGTTGCCGCTTTCTTCTTGTTCCCAATCTTTAGGCTTTCCATCGGTTTTATACGGAGCAATCACACGGCGCTTGAGTTTTACGGCATCGACATCAAAATAATAATCGTCTTGATTTTTTACAGCAAACCAGATATCTTCCATTCCGTTTTTCCAGTTTGTTTTTGCGCCGCGTCCTTTTTCTCGCTGCCACGTGATTCTATTTAAAATCTTAAGCTCTTTTTGAACAGCGCGCTGCAAAGACGATGTGCATTTCCAATCTCCGCAGATGTAAAGCGAGCCTGTCTGTTTTAATTTGCGGCAAACTTGCGGAAACCATGTAGAAAGATATCTATCGTAAGAATCTTCGGAGCGAGCAGAAAATGAGTTTCCGTTGAAATTTTTGCTTAAGTTATAAGGAGGGTCGACAATTATTAAATCGGCAAACTCATCCGGTAGATGTGGGAGAACAGAAATCAAATCTCCGTTTATAGTCTTATTTAAAACCGCCTCAAGCGGCATTTTTGAATGACTCAAGTCATAAGGCAATTTTAACAATTTTTTTTTCAATTCAGGGATTTCATTTTGAGAAAGACTGAGCGTTCTGTTCCGCTCCGCACGTATTTTTTCACTCATATCGGCAATTTTATCATTATCAAAGAGAAAAGTCTGTTTTTCTAAACGCGATATTTTTAAGTTCTTCAAAAAACGATGATTTTATAAAATTTCTGTTGACGCTTTGCACAATAAATTATTAATTTAAAATTAACGATAATAAATTTTGTGTAGAAAAAAAACTCTACACAAAAACAAGGAATTTGTATTGATGGCTGAAGAAAAAAAAGAACAAAGTCAGACAGAAAAGACAGAAGAAAAGAAAGCGGAGAATGTAGAAACTTCTGAAAATGAAGAAAAAAAGTCAAACACTGAAGAAACTGTTGAAACTGCTGAAAATAAAGAAAAAAAGGCAGATACGACATCTTCTGCTGAACCTGCTAAAGAAGAAAAGGAACCGACTCCCGAAGAAAAAATTGCGGCTCTTGAAAAAGAAAATGCCGAATTGAAAGATCAGCTTCTTCGCCGTGCGGCTGATTTTGATAATTACCGCAAAAGGATGCTCAAGGAAAAACAGGAAACTTATGATTATGCAAACGCTTCTCTTCTTGGAGATTTGCTGGAAAGTCTCGACAACTTTGACCGCACGATTGCTGCTGCAAAAGATGCTAAAGATGCAAAAACTATTGCAGACGGAATCAAAATGATAAACGAGAGCCTCGTAAAAATGCTTGAAGATAAATATGGTCTAAAAGCGTATGGAAAAGAAGGCGAAGACTTTGATCCGAATGAACACGAAGCAATCGGTCGTGTAGAAGATGAAAATGCAAAAAAAGAAACTTTGAAGCAGATTTATCTTAAAGGATACAAACTTAAAGATAGAGTTATAAGGCATGCTAAGGTAATGGTTAATGTACCAAAAGCGTGAGCGGCGACCAGACGGTCGAAATTAGAAAACTATAAATTGTAAATTATTAAGAGGTAAATATTATGGGAAAGATTATTGGAATTGACTTAGGAACAACAAACTCTTGTGTTGCCGTAATGGAAAACGGCGAACCTGTTGTAATTCAGAATTCAGAAGGAGGACGTACAACTCCATCTATTGTAGGTTTTACTTCAAAGGGAGACCGCATAGTCGGCGCACCTGCGAAAAACCAGATGGTAACAAACCCAAAAAACACAATTTACTCTGTAAAACGTCTTATCGGGCACAGATTCTCTGAACTTACAGGAGAAGCGAAAAAACTTCCATATTCGGTTATCGACAACGGTCAGGACGTTCGAATCGAAGTTGATGAAAACGGAACTAAAAAACGTTATTCTCCGCAGGAGATTTCGGCTTTCATTCTCCAGAAAATGAAGAAAACTGCTGAAGATTATCTTGGAACAGAGGTAACGGAAGCTGTTGTAACTGTACCGGCATACTTCAACGATGCTCAGCGTCAGGCTACAAAAGATGCAGGTAAAATTGCAGGGCTCGATGTAAAGCGTATTATAAACGAACCGACTGCAGCTGCTCTTGCTTTCGGTTTCAATAAAGATCAGTCTAAAGAAAAGACTATCGCTGTCTACGACCTCGGTGGTGGTACATTTGATATTTCTATCCTTCAGCTCGCTGACGGTGTTTTTGAAGTTCTTTCTACAAACGGTGATACACACCTTGGTGGAGACGACTGGGACCGTGTGATTTCTGACTGGCTTATCGCTGAATTTAAGAAAGATACAGGAATTGATCTTTCTAAGGACCCGATGGCTTTGCAGAGACTTCGTGAAGCAGCTGAAAATGCAAAAATCAGTTTGTCTAACCAGACTTCAACAGATATAAATTTGCCGTATATCACAGCTGATGCATCAGGTCCAAAACACTTGCAGAAGACTTTGACTCGCTCTCAGTTTGAACAGATGACAGACAGTTTGTTTGAAAGAACAAAAGAACCTTGTAAAAAAGCTCTTGCAGATGCAAAACTTACGACAGACAAAATCGACGAAGTAATTCTCGTCGGCGGTTCTTCACGTATGCCAAAAGTTCAGGAAGTTGTAAAATCAATATTCGGAAAAGAAGGAAGCCGTGCTGTAAACCCTGATGAAGCTGTTGCAATCGGTGCTGCAATTCAGGGCGGTATTTTGAATAAAGATGTTAAACAGGATATCCTATTGCTCGACGTAACGCCGCTTTCTCTCGGTATTGAAACAATGGGTGGAGTATTCACAAAACTTATCCCAAGAAATACGACAATTCCTACAAAGAAGAGTCAGATTTTCTCTACTGCTGCCGATGGACAGACTGCCGTATCGATTCACGTACTTCAAGGTGAACGAGAAATGGCTGATCAAAACCGTACACTCGGTCGATTTGACCTCGTAGGTATTCCATCAGCTCCGCGCGGAGTTCCACAGATTGAAGTTACATTCGATATTGATGCAAACGGAATTGTTCACGTATCTGCTAAAGATCTTGGAACAGGTAAAGAACAGCACATTCAAATTACATCATCTTCAGGATTGAGCGAAGCAGAAATCGATAAGATGGTTAAAGATGCCGAAGCAAATGCCGCAGCTGATAAAGCAAAACGCGAAAGTGTTGATGCACGAAATGAAGCCGACAGTTTGATCTATGCAACTGAAAAATCAATCAAAGACCTTGGTGACAAGATTGACGGTGCTGAAAAACAGAAAGTCGAAGATGCAATTGCAGCTCTCAAACAGGCAATGCAAGGTGAAAATGTAGAAGAAATCAAGGCAAAGACAGAAGAACTCAAACAGTCTTCTTACAAAATTGCTGAAGAACTTTACAAACAGCAAGGCGCTCAAGGATCTCAGCAAAATGCGGACGGTGCTGCCGGTGCTGAAAATAATTCAGGTGCCGAGACTGAAGAAAAGAAATCGGGATTCGACAAAGGCTCGGCAGACGACGTTGAATACGAAGTT includes:
- a CDS encoding pseudouridine synthase — translated: MKKAESSVTNDKIYLLMNKPCGYVCSAVSDSHKTVYQLLTPELQNLVRNAKRGERLHTVGRLDCDTSGLLLLTTDGYYSHYLTAPEMNVQKTYRVRLKSPGKKQYIALARQGLILPAEKKSPELQSAPAEIRFTDETLFECEIKITEGKFHQVRRIFKALGNEVVKLERTAIGALTLPAWLAAGDYIEYHAPEFLSQNTPSL
- a CDS encoding DNA methyltransferase; its protein translation is MSEKIRAERNRTLSLSQNEIPELKKKLLKLPYDLSHSKMPLEAVLNKTINGDLISVLPHLPDEFADLIIVDPPYNLSKNFNGNSFSARSEDSYDRYLSTWFPQVCRKLKQTGSLYICGDWKCTSSLQRAVQKELKILNRITWQREKGRGAKTNWKNGMEDIWFAVKNQDDYYFDVDAVKLKRRVIAPYKTDGKPKDWEQEESGNFRLTCPSNFWDDISIPFWSMPENTDHPTQKPEKLYAKLILASSRPGDVVFDPFLGSGTSSVVAKKLGRNYCGIEINEEYCMFTEKRLEKAETDKSIQGYKDGVFWERNSGA
- a CDS encoding nucleotide exchange factor GrpE, with protein sequence MAEEKKEQSQTEKTEEKKAENVETSENEEKKSNTEETVETAENKEKKADTTSSAEPAKEEKEPTPEEKIAALEKENAELKDQLLRRAADFDNYRKRMLKEKQETYDYANASLLGDLLESLDNFDRTIAAAKDAKDAKTIADGIKMINESLVKMLEDKYGLKAYGKEGEDFDPNEHEAIGRVEDENAKKETLKQIYLKGYKLKDRVIRHAKVMVNVPKA
- the dnaK gene encoding molecular chaperone DnaK, whose translation is MGKIIGIDLGTTNSCVAVMENGEPVVIQNSEGGRTTPSIVGFTSKGDRIVGAPAKNQMVTNPKNTIYSVKRLIGHRFSELTGEAKKLPYSVIDNGQDVRIEVDENGTKKRYSPQEISAFILQKMKKTAEDYLGTEVTEAVVTVPAYFNDAQRQATKDAGKIAGLDVKRIINEPTAAALAFGFNKDQSKEKTIAVYDLGGGTFDISILQLADGVFEVLSTNGDTHLGGDDWDRVISDWLIAEFKKDTGIDLSKDPMALQRLREAAENAKISLSNQTSTDINLPYITADASGPKHLQKTLTRSQFEQMTDSLFERTKEPCKKALADAKLTTDKIDEVILVGGSSRMPKVQEVVKSIFGKEGSRAVNPDEAVAIGAAIQGGILNKDVKQDILLLDVTPLSLGIETMGGVFTKLIPRNTTIPTKKSQIFSTAADGQTAVSIHVLQGEREMADQNRTLGRFDLVGIPSAPRGVPQIEVTFDIDANGIVHVSAKDLGTGKEQHIQITSSSGLSEAEIDKMVKDAEANAAADKAKRESVDARNEADSLIYATEKSIKDLGDKIDGAEKQKVEDAIAALKQAMQGENVEEIKAKTEELKQSSYKIAEELYKQQGAQGSQQNADGAAGAENNSGAETEEKKSGFDKGSADDVEYEVHDDK